The Leptospira sp. WS39.C2 genome contains a region encoding:
- a CDS encoding SpoIIE family protein phosphatase, giving the protein MYSFLLVFLKKYVKLGILSHKYLHFILFFWSQVLGLFSPVFATSLDELVQTSGGTPIHLEGDWEFYPRVFLSEPEREKTEPEHLTVPGIWNSVLGSGQGYGTYRLVLTKPNYVEKDQVFGIKILDVATASRVYWNGKLLGSSGSVGKTKETSDPSYEFQFYPLPWQEGQNELFIEISNFHHSKGGMWEPPYFGEWNKLYKESEADLASSLFLAGSVFIIALYHFGLFYFRRTDKGNLLFGFAALLLALRTLFTGERFVFNELSPMITWNLCLRIEYFTFYISPYLFFAFFREFYPKYYPKWMNRLLLFPTLLFISFLLVLPTEIYTELNSYYQIVFLFGILMILQGVFRAAIRREESGLLFLFGICTVAIAAFVDLLNANQIFYSVEAIPIGIFVFILVQSLTLSRRFSRAFSEVETLSKRLLALDKLKDEFLANTSHELKTPLNGIIGIAESMFDGIGGKLNQEQRQNLGMIVSSGKRLSSLVDDILDFSKMKNRDLDLDLKAIDLHQISDFVLVISRPLYVTKNLTVRNNVPIDFPPILGDEARLQQILFNIIGNAIKFTEKGRIEVSCEIVDKMAVVSIRDTGIGIPKDKFGDIFRSFEQVDSSTTRKFGGTGLGLAISKRLVELHGGSIWVDSTPGQGSLFSFSLPLAREGEIPMEKPQMKKVDMWFGGDNFDFEPIENTEEEYDGEKLKVIVVDDEPINRQVLKNHLTLIGCDVSEAANGVDAIRLVRDEGPFELMVLDIMMPGMSGYDVCTVLRESYSLYQLPILFLTAKNQIADIIAALEAGGNDYLAKPFDKRELISRAKNLITLKKAVEEQNKFIAIQNELGLARKLQYSILPEEAPNVVGIKTEFYYEPMDSIGGDFFDFHAISETELGVLIADVSGHGIPAALVSAMLKIAFSTQVRLAKEPAQLLNQINATLLGKMKGAFVTASYIYINLETKEMVHARCGHPPLILNRKGESKARLSMPQGKLIGWIPELDIQEDLIKIQSGDRIVLYTDGITEATNVEKEMIGQENWESMLHRYSGYPVMESKRLLLEKIKEFTGNRTPDDDVTLVILEIE; this is encoded by the coding sequence TTGTACTCTTTTTTACTCGTATTTTTAAAAAAATACGTAAAACTTGGAATATTGTCCCATAAATACTTACATTTCATCCTATTCTTTTGGAGCCAAGTTTTAGGTCTTTTCTCCCCAGTTTTTGCTACCTCCCTTGATGAGTTAGTGCAAACCAGTGGTGGAACCCCCATCCATTTGGAGGGGGACTGGGAATTTTATCCCCGCGTATTTTTATCTGAGCCGGAACGAGAAAAAACAGAACCTGAGCACCTAACCGTACCTGGGATTTGGAATTCCGTACTAGGTTCTGGGCAAGGTTATGGCACTTACCGCCTTGTTTTGACAAAACCAAACTATGTGGAAAAAGACCAAGTATTTGGTATCAAAATTTTAGATGTGGCCACAGCTTCTCGAGTGTATTGGAATGGGAAACTTCTTGGCTCGTCTGGGTCGGTTGGCAAAACAAAAGAAACTTCTGATCCTTCTTATGAATTCCAGTTTTATCCCTTACCTTGGCAGGAAGGTCAGAACGAACTTTTCATTGAAATTTCCAATTTCCATCATTCCAAGGGAGGGATGTGGGAACCACCTTACTTTGGTGAGTGGAACAAATTGTATAAGGAAAGTGAAGCTGACCTTGCTTCATCGTTGTTCTTAGCTGGTTCTGTTTTTATCATTGCGTTATACCATTTCGGATTGTTTTACTTTCGGCGAACAGACAAAGGGAATTTATTGTTTGGATTTGCTGCTTTGCTCTTAGCACTTCGGACTTTGTTTACTGGGGAAAGATTTGTATTCAATGAACTTTCTCCCATGATTACTTGGAATTTGTGTTTACGTATTGAATACTTTACGTTTTACATTTCCCCTTATTTGTTCTTTGCATTCTTTCGAGAGTTTTATCCAAAATATTATCCAAAATGGATGAATCGATTACTTCTTTTCCCAACACTTTTATTCATAAGTTTTTTGTTAGTTTTACCAACAGAAATTTATACAGAACTGAATAGTTATTACCAAATTGTTTTTTTGTTTGGGATATTGATGATTTTACAAGGAGTGTTCCGAGCTGCAATACGCAGAGAAGAAAGTGGATTATTGTTTTTGTTCGGAATTTGTACTGTGGCTATTGCAGCTTTCGTTGATTTATTAAACGCAAACCAAATTTTTTATTCCGTGGAAGCAATTCCGATAGGGATTTTTGTATTTATACTTGTCCAATCACTCACACTCTCTAGACGGTTTAGTCGTGCTTTTTCCGAAGTGGAAACATTATCAAAACGATTATTAGCTCTCGATAAACTAAAAGATGAGTTTTTAGCAAATACATCTCATGAATTAAAAACGCCACTCAACGGAATCATTGGTATCGCCGAATCAATGTTTGACGGTATTGGTGGGAAACTCAACCAAGAACAAAGGCAAAATTTGGGAATGATTGTGAGTTCTGGAAAACGATTGTCTTCTCTTGTGGATGATATTTTGGATTTTTCTAAAATGAAAAACCGTGATTTGGATTTGGACTTAAAGGCGATTGACCTCCACCAAATATCTGACTTTGTTCTTGTGATCTCACGGCCATTGTATGTGACTAAAAATCTAACAGTCAGGAATAATGTACCCATTGATTTTCCACCGATCCTTGGTGATGAAGCAAGGCTCCAACAAATCCTTTTTAATATAATAGGAAATGCGATTAAGTTCACAGAGAAAGGAAGGATTGAAGTCTCATGTGAAATTGTGGATAAAATGGCTGTTGTTTCCATCCGTGATACGGGAATCGGAATCCCAAAAGATAAATTTGGAGATATTTTCCGATCCTTTGAACAAGTGGATTCTTCCACCACACGTAAGTTTGGTGGGACAGGGCTTGGTCTTGCAATTTCCAAACGATTGGTTGAACTCCATGGTGGGAGTATTTGGGTAGATTCTACACCCGGGCAAGGGTCATTATTTTCTTTTTCTCTCCCTCTTGCAAGAGAAGGCGAAATTCCTATGGAAAAACCACAAATGAAAAAAGTCGATATGTGGTTTGGAGGAGATAATTTTGATTTTGAACCAATCGAAAATACAGAAGAAGAATATGATGGAGAAAAACTAAAAGTCATTGTTGTGGATGATGAACCCATCAATCGACAAGTTTTAAAAAATCATTTAACACTCATTGGTTGTGATGTGAGTGAAGCTGCGAATGGTGTGGATGCAATTCGTTTGGTTCGGGATGAAGGTCCTTTTGAACTTATGGTACTTGATATCATGATGCCAGGAATGAGTGGTTATGATGTATGTACAGTTTTACGAGAATCCTATTCTTTATACCAACTTCCTATTTTATTTTTAACGGCAAAAAACCAAATTGCTGATATCATTGCTGCTTTGGAAGCAGGAGGGAATGATTATTTAGCAAAACCATTCGACAAACGTGAATTAATCTCTCGTGCCAAAAACTTAATTACTTTAAAAAAAGCCGTTGAAGAACAAAACAAATTCATCGCCATTCAAAACGAATTGGGTTTAGCAAGAAAACTCCAGTATTCCATTCTCCCTGAAGAAGCACCCAATGTTGTTGGGATCAAAACAGAATTTTATTATGAGCCAATGGACAGCATCGGTGGGGATTTTTTTGATTTTCATGCCATCTCAGAAACTGAGTTAGGTGTCCTCATTGCCGACGTATCAGGTCATGGAATCCCAGCGGCCCTTGTGTCTGCGATGTTAAAAATTGCATTTTCCACTCAGGTGCGACTTGCCAAAGAACCAGCCCAACTTTTAAACCAAATCAATGCAACTCTCCTTGGAAAAATGAAGGGAGCTTTTGTAACGGCTTCTTATATTTATATCAACTTGGAAACAAAAGAGATGGTGCATGCACGTTGTGGACACCCTCCACTCATTCTCAACAGAAAAGGGGAATCCAAAGCAAGACTTAGTATGCCTCAAGGGAAACTCATCGGTTGGATCCCTGAGCTTGATATCCAAGAAGACCTTATCAAAATCCAATCAGGGGATCGAATTGTATTGTATACTGATGGGATCACAGAAGCTACAAATGTAGAAAAAGAAATGATAGGTCAGGAAAATTGGGAGTCCATGTTACATAGGTATAGTGGATACCCAGTGATGGAATCCAAACGATTGTTACTTGAAAAGATCAAAGAGTTTACAGGGAATAGAACTCCAGATGATGACGTAACACTTGTGATTTTGGAAATAGAGTAA
- a CDS encoding flagellar protein FlbB, translated as MASVTDNTRSFFLIVLIFFLIAIGFFVFDYFQVINAEDYLPFLKKQAGLVNQDLLSPTELEKLEMEKAKERLIADREELEQMKRELEEKSSSLNADKERLEELKEGIQRKEKEIAEKARKDNARAEKVKVLANKVANMPPESARDMLINWPDYDIIEVFEQMDRDAEEDGRQTITTYLLTLFPAERRSVISNKWLDAGAKNVPNYGKSIDEENDEP; from the coding sequence ATGGCAAGTGTAACGGACAACACAAGATCCTTCTTTTTAATAGTACTTATTTTTTTTCTGATAGCGATTGGATTTTTTGTTTTTGATTACTTCCAAGTGATCAACGCCGAAGATTACCTACCCTTTCTCAAAAAACAAGCGGGACTTGTGAACCAAGACTTGCTCTCACCTACTGAGTTAGAAAAGTTAGAAATGGAAAAAGCAAAAGAACGCCTCATTGCTGACCGAGAAGAACTCGAACAAATGAAACGTGAGTTAGAAGAAAAATCATCATCTCTCAATGCAGACAAAGAACGTCTTGAAGAACTCAAAGAGGGCATCCAGCGAAAAGAAAAAGAAATAGCGGAGAAAGCAAGAAAAGACAATGCCCGTGCTGAAAAAGTAAAAGTCCTCGCAAACAAAGTAGCAAACATGCCACCAGAATCGGCAAGAGATATGCTCATCAATTGGCCTGATTATGATATTATCGAAGTGTTTGAACAAATGGACCGGGATGCAGAGGAAGACGGTAGGCAAACCATCACCACATACCTACTCACTTTATTCCCAGCAGAAAGGCGATCTGTTATTTCCAATAAATGGCTCGATGCAGGTGCTAAAAATGTACCAAACTATGGAAAAAGTATTGATGAGGAAAACGACGAACCTTAA
- a CDS encoding FliI/YscN family ATPase: MIEKKFTEQIDAISKYLNVVEKIEPIRKSGVVVSVVGNVIYSQGPPDSKVGEILEVERGSDKGYLPCVLVGFKDHLYTLMPLGDTQEIFPHAFVFSSGRQITLNAGPELLGRVLNGLGKPIDSKGILITKEERASEPRFLNPLDRPPITEILETGVRAIDGMLTVGRGQRIGIFSGSGVGKSSLLGMIARYTNADVNVVALIGERGREVNEFLQVELGKEALARSVVFVATSDSSKMEQVSCANLACSAAEYFREKGMSVNLYMDSLTRYAEALRELSIGEPVVTKGYASSVFTKMAKLVERAGTSHNGGSITGFYTVLTDAEDDMDDIVADKVRGFIDGHIVLTRKLAEQSHYPAIDVPSSLSRLMQKIVNEDHYMRSSIVRELISKYKNSEDIILLNAYVRGADEKIDMAIDKKSQIDDYLRQRIEEKSSYNEALKKLEQILQSSSRMDDDF; this comes from the coding sequence ATGATCGAAAAAAAATTCACAGAACAAATCGATGCCATTTCAAAATACCTGAATGTCGTCGAAAAAATCGAACCCATTCGAAAAAGTGGGGTTGTTGTTTCTGTTGTGGGCAATGTCATTTATTCACAAGGTCCCCCCGATTCTAAAGTAGGGGAAATTTTAGAAGTAGAACGTGGATCGGACAAAGGGTATTTGCCTTGCGTACTCGTTGGATTCAAAGATCATCTTTACACCTTAATGCCGCTAGGTGATACACAAGAAATTTTCCCACATGCATTTGTGTTTTCCTCAGGAAGGCAAATCACTTTAAACGCAGGACCTGAACTTTTAGGAAGAGTATTAAACGGATTAGGAAAACCAATCGATAGCAAAGGAATCCTCATCACGAAAGAGGAGCGGGCATCAGAACCAAGGTTTTTAAACCCACTCGATCGCCCACCCATTACAGAAATTTTAGAAACAGGAGTTCGTGCCATTGATGGTATGTTGACTGTTGGGCGTGGGCAAAGGATTGGAATTTTTTCTGGATCAGGAGTTGGTAAATCCAGCTTACTTGGGATGATCGCGCGTTATACGAACGCCGATGTCAACGTTGTTGCTCTCATTGGTGAAAGGGGCCGTGAGGTAAATGAATTTTTGCAAGTGGAACTTGGGAAGGAAGCATTGGCAAGATCAGTTGTGTTTGTAGCAACTTCCGATTCTTCCAAAATGGAACAAGTGAGTTGTGCAAACCTTGCTTGTTCAGCGGCCGAATACTTCCGTGAAAAAGGAATGTCAGTGAATTTGTATATGGACTCGCTCACTAGGTATGCAGAAGCCTTACGCGAACTATCTATTGGAGAACCTGTTGTCACAAAAGGATATGCTTCCAGTGTTTTTACCAAAATGGCAAAACTTGTAGAACGAGCCGGAACCTCACATAACGGTGGATCAATTACAGGATTTTATACAGTATTAACAGACGCTGAAGATGATATGGATGATATTGTGGCAGACAAGGTTCGAGGATTCATTGACGGTCATATTGTCTTAACAAGAAAACTAGCTGAACAAAGCCATTACCCTGCGATAGATGTTCCTTCCTCACTTTCTAGGTTGATGCAAAAAATCGTAAACGAAGATCACTATATGAGATCATCTATTGTCCGAGAACTCATTTCAAAGTATAAAAATTCTGAAGATATCATATTACTCAATGCCTATGTTAGAGGTGCTGATGAAAAAATTGATATGGCAATAGATAAAAAATCGCAGATTGATGATTATTTACGACAAAGGATTGAGGAAAAATCTTCATACAACGAAGCACTGAAAAAACTCGAACAGATTTTACAATCATCCAGTAGAATGGACGATGATTTTTAG
- the fliJ gene encoding flagellar export protein FliJ: protein MKRFRFSLETVLKLRGLKEEEEIRRLSLVVSKLNTLISEKENNVKEIESSYDAILSSAKVGTSLTDYLSIEQYIKGLIRRNEELDYRISNQTEEVNLVRKDVMVARMNKKVIEVLKDKRFLEWKKKRNRLERREVEEFNFHLNKQSLFDSFETYGPKASKKIPRTFKILNREDGGDELASDFKTLRDFYEKYYLGQGKS from the coding sequence GTGAAACGATTTCGCTTTAGTTTGGAAACGGTTTTAAAGCTGCGGGGCCTAAAAGAAGAGGAAGAAATCCGCCGTTTGTCCCTCGTTGTTTCCAAACTCAATACCTTGATTTCAGAAAAAGAAAACAATGTAAAGGAAATTGAATCTTCTTATGATGCCATACTTTCTTCTGCCAAAGTTGGAACTAGTTTAACTGATTATTTGTCCATTGAACAATATATCAAAGGCCTTATCCGTAGGAATGAAGAATTAGACTACAGGATCTCAAATCAAACGGAAGAAGTCAATTTGGTTCGGAAAGATGTGATGGTTGCTCGGATGAATAAAAAAGTCATCGAAGTTTTAAAAGATAAACGGTTCCTCGAATGGAAAAAAAAGAGAAATCGTTTGGAACGAAGGGAAGTTGAGGAATTCAATTTTCATTTAAACAAACAGTCATTATTCGATTCATTTGAAACTTATGGACCCAAGGCTTCTAAAAAAATTCCAAGAACATTCAAAATTTTGAATAGAGAAGATGGTGGAGATGAACTCGCATCTGACTTTAAAACTCTCCGCGATTTTTATGAAAAATATTACTTAGGACAAGGCAAATCATAA
- the murA gene encoding UDP-N-acetylglucosamine 1-carboxyvinyltransferase — protein sequence MSSSYFKIIGKNPLHGTIVPQGNKNEALPLLGALLLWEGDVILENLPEIADVQKLMDVLRHIGVEITSLDTKGSYLFQKKNPVKSDLPYELCSQLRGAVTLAGPILARTGRVFLPKPGGDKIGRRRMDTHLLALEALGAKIEVFPDGYMITADRLFGKDILLDEASVTATENAVMAAVFAEGTTTIRNAASEPHVQGLCRFLLAAGAKIEGVGTNHLTITGVTSLSSPEGCLKHRIGSDYLEVGSFISLAAVTGGEIHITDVNLEDIRMIRMVYSRLGIEVRPTETGILVPSDQKMEIIPDYHGATPKIDDAPWPGFPADMTSVALVTATQCKGTVLIHEKLFESRLFFVDNIIAMGAQIILCDPHRAIVIGANRLYGQRVASPDIRAGMAMIIAALCAEGQSEIHNIVQIDRGFESIDTRLRSLGAQIERISS from the coding sequence AAATCCACTCCACGGGACAATTGTTCCGCAAGGAAATAAAAACGAAGCCCTTCCACTCCTCGGGGCCTTACTCTTATGGGAAGGAGATGTGATCCTAGAAAACCTTCCCGAAATTGCTGATGTCCAAAAACTCATGGATGTCCTCCGCCACATTGGGGTCGAAATCACCTCACTTGATACAAAAGGATCCTACCTCTTTCAGAAAAAAAATCCAGTGAAATCGGATTTACCTTATGAACTTTGTTCCCAACTCCGTGGGGCCGTGACTTTGGCAGGACCCATCTTAGCACGAACAGGACGAGTTTTTTTGCCAAAACCTGGTGGGGATAAAATTGGACGTCGTCGTATGGACACCCACCTCCTTGCCCTAGAAGCCTTAGGTGCCAAAATTGAAGTTTTCCCAGATGGTTATATGATCACTGCGGACAGACTTTTTGGTAAAGACATCCTACTCGATGAAGCTTCTGTGACTGCAACGGAAAATGCGGTAATGGCAGCCGTATTTGCCGAAGGTACCACAACCATCCGTAATGCAGCCTCAGAACCACATGTACAGGGACTTTGCCGATTTTTACTAGCGGCTGGTGCCAAAATTGAAGGGGTTGGAACAAACCACCTAACAATCACAGGTGTAACTTCTCTTTCTTCTCCAGAGGGATGCCTCAAACACCGTATTGGTTCGGATTATTTAGAAGTTGGATCTTTTATTAGCTTAGCAGCTGTTACAGGTGGCGAAATCCACATAACTGATGTTAACCTAGAAGACATTCGTATGATCCGAATGGTTTATTCAAGGCTTGGAATTGAAGTGCGCCCTACTGAAACTGGAATTCTTGTCCCTTCAGACCAAAAAATGGAAATCATTCCTGATTACCATGGAGCCACTCCCAAAATTGACGATGCACCTTGGCCAGGATTTCCTGCGGATATGACGTCTGTTGCCCTTGTGACAGCAACACAGTGCAAAGGTACTGTCCTCATCCATGAAAAATTGTTTGAATCCAGGTTATTCTTTGTTGATAACATCATCGCCATGGGTGCCCAAATCATCCTATGTGACCCGCACCGGGCCATTGTCATTGGTGCCAATCGGTTGTATGGGCAAAGGGTCGCAAGTCCAGACATACGTGCCGGGATGGCGATGATCATTGCTGCCCTTTGTGCAGAAGGACAAAGTGAAATCCATAACATCGTTCAAATTGACCGAGGTTTTGAGTCCATTGATACTAGGTTAAGGTCTCTTGGGGCACAAATCGAAAGAATCTCCAGTTAA
- a CDS encoding 4Fe-4S binding protein, translated as MKRKDLFREGFKSVFQFTFTKADEITESIKEIWQEETDPKPRSQKTPNQKKKPSKKKSKPNQNIKPTVVRKRKTKMFQTLSLPPGASSNFFSLCTGCNECIFSCPYAVLFPVTATDSEKSFPHFDPNAKACHLCTDWPCINACPEEALIPYEMSDTTPKFGKAKLLKEFCINEKTGEATCNACFVTCPIEKTVKFKGNLPVFAQSSCTGCGLCVETCPSFPKAIQIKLIKN; from the coding sequence ATGAAACGAAAGGATCTGTTCCGAGAAGGGTTTAAATCCGTTTTCCAATTCACCTTTACGAAGGCGGACGAAATCACTGAATCCATCAAAGAAATATGGCAGGAAGAAACAGACCCAAAACCTCGTTCACAAAAAACACCAAACCAAAAGAAAAAACCATCTAAGAAAAAGTCCAAACCTAACCAAAACATCAAACCGACAGTTGTTCGGAAACGCAAAACCAAAATGTTTCAAACTCTATCCTTACCTCCTGGGGCTAGTTCAAATTTTTTTTCTTTGTGTACTGGGTGTAATGAATGTATTTTTTCTTGCCCCTATGCCGTCTTATTCCCTGTTACAGCAACAGATTCTGAAAAATCATTCCCTCATTTTGATCCCAATGCAAAAGCTTGCCACCTTTGTACGGATTGGCCATGTATTAATGCCTGTCCAGAAGAGGCATTAATACCGTACGAAATGTCCGATACTACACCAAAGTTTGGTAAGGCGAAACTCTTAAAAGAGTTTTGTATCAATGAAAAAACTGGTGAAGCAACCTGTAATGCTTGTTTTGTTACATGCCCAATCGAAAAAACCGTTAAATTTAAAGGGAATTTGCCTGTTTTTGCACAATCAAGTTGTACTGGATGTGGTCTTTGTGTTGAAACTTGTCCAAGTTTTCCAAAAGCAATCCAAATCAAATTGATCAAAAACTAA
- a CDS encoding guanylate kinase has translation MKAVPNLYIISSVAGGGKSTIIQALLKENPEFYFSISCTTRAPRPGDEEGKTYYFLTIPEFQKKIADGDFYEWAEVHGNFYGTPKAPILDAIKEHRVALMDLDVQGAKSVKELRPESVTIFIEPPSREIWIERLIRRGTDSQTSIEKRIENGIHELDEAPSFDYVVVNDKLEDAITEVKAILCGTKSKL, from the coding sequence AAATCAACCATCATCCAAGCCCTACTCAAAGAAAACCCCGAGTTTTATTTTTCCATCTCATGCACCACTAGAGCTCCTAGACCAGGCGATGAAGAAGGAAAAACATATTATTTTTTAACCATACCTGAATTCCAAAAAAAAATAGCGGATGGCGATTTTTATGAATGGGCTGAGGTCCATGGTAATTTTTATGGAACACCAAAAGCTCCCATATTAGATGCAATCAAGGAACACCGAGTGGCCCTTATGGATTTGGATGTACAAGGTGCTAAATCAGTGAAAGAGTTAAGGCCTGAATCTGTGACCATTTTCATTGAACCCCCAAGCCGTGAGATTTGGATCGAACGCCTCATTAGGCGAGGAACCGATTCCCAAACGAGCATTGAAAAACGGATAGAAAATGGGATTCATGAATTAGATGAAGCGCCTAGTTTTGATTATGTGGTTGTGAATGATAAATTAGAAGATGCCATCACAGAAGTGAAGGCCATTCTTTGTGGAACAAAATCGAAACTATAG